The Mycteria americana isolate JAX WOST 10 ecotype Jacksonville Zoo and Gardens chromosome 2, USCA_MyAme_1.0, whole genome shotgun sequence genome contains the following window.
GTAGATGAGGAAAAGTTCAAGGTTATTTCTTCCCTGCCTAAAGAATGTATATGTTGACTGAATACAAAATTGTCATGACTAGCAGAATTTTGCTGTTTGCCAGCTACTGAAGATCAGAGTTTTCCATTACAGAGTATGTTCTCTGCCccaaaaattgaaaataatatgGTGAAAATATTGATCTCACCTGTATGATgagcttttaaaacttttaaaaatcagttttgcatcaGGCCACTCCCATATATTTAGAACAAGAAACAGTGAGAAATCATTCAGTCTTTTCTCATAACTGAGATCCTCAAGCTCTAGTAAGAAACCAGATTCTAGTCTAATCTTAATAATCAGCCATGCAAGGAGGAGTAGTAGCAATGTATTGTACAGCAACATGCTGAACCACAGCTCCATCTTGCAGCCTGCGTGCAGCCTGACAGCGTTATTTTTGACCTTGCCATCATGTGTGAGAGGATGTGGGTCTCCGGTCCTTGGGTACCCGTATGTGAGGTTGGGATTACTACTGCATGTGCTTGGTTTCCGGTTAAACAGCTTTTACTTTGGTGCGCAGAGATGTGCAGCCACAGTTCTGAGCGAAGAGTTCAGCTGGGATGCGAGCAGCCatgggctggcagctggcagagTGAGGTAGGCAGGGGTTTCTGTCAGCCAGTAGTAGGAGTTGTCTTTCAGCTCCTTCTGCATCACTGactttctgtgaattttttttttcccctttttttccccttttttctttttttctttcactatcAGGAAAGCTGGAAATGTAGGCTGCAGATGGGAGACCTCTGGCATCTTCCAAATCTGTGGCACAACTCCCAAAATAGTAACAGCTAGCAGCAGAAATGCCGAGACAGGGAATGTGTGTAGAAATGACCGGCTCTGTTTGTGGTTCTGATTGTGTCAGTTGCCGCTTGTGACTTTTGAAAATGGCAGTTTTGCcttgaagatatttttcttttctactaattgcaggttttggttggttggggtattttgtttgtttgtttgtttttttcatttgatggGATCATTTTACTTCTGAAgatctgtggtggttttttttttttttttttttttcactgatctGTAACACTGGCTTTTTGCTGCAGCTCTGTAGCTGTTTGGACAGCTTCCGAAGAAATTTGATGtgtgaaaaataatgtaatgaaaagctTCTAGAGAATGCATAGGTATTGATAGTAAAATGacaggttttatttgttttgagttTTGTGTAGGTTGTGAATAAGAAGAGTCatagggttttttggttttatagtatttttttttgaCATGCCTAATGCAAGTTAAACAACTTACTGGCATTTTCTGTCCAAATTAGTACTATTTTTATTGAAAGAGGAGACTATCTAGGACTACCAAAGTCTACTTCCAAATCCTGGGGTAGGTGCAGTTAGTGCAGGATAAGGCCATATGAGTTTGTGTGCTTAGTTAAGAATTTACCTATCTTTTGTCCTTGTTGCTGTGTCTGTTGAACAGACATTTCTGCTTTAATCTTGCCTTGTTGTGAGATGTACAAACAAGATCTTGTTGATTTTTATTGCTAGTTAAAGTGCACATGAGATTAATATTAAACAAGGTAATTAGCCTTTATGTGTAGTTCCTCCGTATTGTGAAATTGTGACGTCTGGCCAGTGGCTTTCTCCTGCTAAACTAAGTTAGCTAGAACTGATTTGCATGCAATTAAGTATTAGTCATCCTAACGTTAAATAATGCATATTAGAAATGTTACATGATGCAGACTAATGGTTCTTTGTCTTGAATAAGTACTTTGTAGTGGTGATATGGGAAGCTCGTGTTTGAAAATAAGTGGCTATTATCAAAAAGAGGTTTTGATTGGAAAAATAAGGTAATAATCACATGTCagttttttatttccatgagaCATCAATCAAATGGGCTAGGGCATAGGGCAGTAAAGCAGTTTAATTTTGTTCTGTGTTCTGCATGTTCTGCATGTAACTGAGACCAGGATTTTAGAAAAGATCCACTAATTTTGTGTGGTTCTGTAATTTTGTCCTAGTGTTCCTGATATTTAGGGTCTAAATATTCAAAGGTACTGACTATTCACAGTTCTAATCAGTTTTAATCAATTCAAATGAACATTGGCTGCTAATCACTGTCTGAGTACTGTGTTCTGTAATTGCTAATATCCTAGATATTAGTCCTACGTATGAATTTTTCTGTTGTAGAAAGCAAAACTGCAGTCCCATTCTTGGGTAGGGACAAGACTTTTCTTTGTGGATTTCTCTAGAAGTTTGTTCATGAGCATGTGAAGTAACATCCTTACAGCTCTCCTGGAGTCCCTTTTACTGTGACCACGCTACACTGTTTACCTTTAAAAAGTGGGTCGTTCAGACAGGCAGTACTCCTCGGACTGAAACCCTGAGAGGTTGCATGTGGAACCTGAGTGATCTTACTTGAAAGTAAGGCTTGTATCCCTGTCCTCTCAGCTGGATACTTGTTCCTTGTGGGCACTTGCACTGGACAAGTGTTTCTGCCAAGGACTGTAGAAGAGACACAACTGTGAAAGTGTGGGTATTTCTTCTTTACACCAGGAATAATGAGTTTCTGTTAAATGCCTGTGAATAAGTAAAACAATCAATGAGCCCTGCTACAATTGTGGCTTATCAGTGAAGACATTTGTTTTGGATTAGcctttaaaatagcagaaaataatattgTAGTTTCAAAAGGGGTAAGTTCCCTGTTTGGGTTACAAACTATCCAAGGTGGAAGAAATCAGTAAATACAGTAAGCTTACCAACTTAGGCTCATTTTCCCACATTTCTCTTCAGCTGTAGTGCAGTTTCTGTTTCAGAGGCTTAGATATTTCTTGTCTTCCCCTTGTTAGAAATGAAGCAGTGTTAGTTAACTAGTCAGTATCTGTACCTGTGTTCCTGGTAAGTTCTGGTAAACTTGTTCTGGGATAGTAAATTGCTTTTGGTTCTTGGAGATTATTACAACGAGCCGTATTGAAGGTGGTAATTACATTGATTTGGCGTAGTCATGTTATGTGACTTGTGCCAGAAAGCGGTTGCACGTGGCATTGCAGTGGACAGGATGATATGGAtcctaatggatttttttttttcctgctgctgttcaaGCTAAGCTCTATCTTTACCTACCTTTGACCCCTACTCACAGTGTTTTCACtgtatagttttaaaaaaagcatcatgCACCAAGGTCCTGGCTGGCTTTAAACTGATTGCCTTGGTCCTGGTAGGAGAGAGTGCAGTTCTGTGCTCAACGGCATGGCTGTCTGTGTACCTGAAGGAGAAAACCAACTTTGCTTTTCAGGTCAATTACATATTTCCAAATCTTTCAGGGTGACAAGAAGCTGACGCTCTAGGCCTTACATGGTAGCTTTTCACAGGGAATGCTGgctaatgaatattttattttgtattttctccacAGGGATTTTGTACCGATATGAAGCCCAACATGATCCTTTGACTCGCCCCTACTGTTTTCACCTGAGAGAGGAGAACTGAGCCACTGGGAAAGTGTCTTATGCTGGTACCGCAATGCTGAGTTCTAGCTCGACTGCTGTGAAGAATCTTCTTTTGAAGAAGAGGCTCTGTTTCCTGCTGAAACTTGTGTGCTTTGTCAGCTCAGTGTTaatattttgtgaatttttaatttattatgtgGTAATTTTTCAATGTCGATGGCCAGAAGTGAAAAGTGGAGCTCACATGGGTAAAAAAGAGACTTCAACTTCAGTTCTAAAGGCCATAATTTTAGCTGATACTCACCTACTTGGTGAAATCAGAGGACATTGGCTGGATAAGCTAAGAAGGTAATAATTTTTTGGAATAATCTCTTTCCTGGTTTTAGAGTTTTTAATAATAGCTAATGGGACAGATGTTTAAAACCAATGTTGTGGTACTTGTAAGAAGTGTGCATGCTGCCTCTGACTTGCCTATTTAGATCTGCGCTGGATAATAAACCAGTGTTGAAAGGTTAATGAATGGGACTTACTGAGGCAGTGCAGTCTTGAGTGTCCAGGTAGTATGTGGGTGTAGATGCCTGAGCATTTTCGATGGGTCAGATAGTCTTTTCCAGTATGTAACTATTTACAGAATGCCTTAAAAATGAGCCAGATAACCTGGATGTCCCAATAGTTAATACTTTTAATTGCAGAGATAAGGAGGCTGGTAGAAGTTTGTCTCTGTAGTAGAAGAATCAGAGGCAAAATCACATCTAAAACCAAAGATAATCCAATCATATGCCTATAAAACCATGTCTCTGTTagtccaaaagaagaaaaagcagaatgttgAAAGAAAGTACTAATTCTACCATGATATGAACATTATAAACTTTTGCTGCAGAAACAGTAGCATAGTAAAACATGTGCAATAATTCACTGTTCTAATTAATTGCTGTTTAAtggaattgtaatgaaaaataaacaagctggTATTACTTCTTGCATGAGTTGGTCCTGATTGTGTTGTGGTGGAATTACCCACCAGGTAAGATGCACCTACTGTACTTAAAGCTGATTTCTGATATGAATTTCATATTAGCGCTTTCAGTGTGTAGGAGCCATCTTCCTGTTCCTGCCAGGCTGTGTTTGTATATTTAGAGTTGAGGATCCAGAAGTTAGGCCGTGATGACTGggtatgtattttcctttcagggAATGGCAAATGGAGAGATCTTTCCAAACTGCCTTATGGTTACTGCAGCCAGATATTGTTTTTATTCTGGGAGATGTCTTTGATGAAGGAAAATGGAGCTCACCTCAGGTATGACATCAACAGCTCTCCTATTTCAAAAAATGAGGATTTCTTGAAGGAAATGTATGGCAGAAGAAAGCAGACTAGGTATGCAAGgctttctttaatattaatataGTTGTCCTACTGGTAGAATTTCTAATGTTTTAGATATGAGTTGAAATGGTGtgattttccttcatttttggtAGTATCTTGGCACTTTTCCCCCTCATATAAAACTTATAAAGTGTAAACATCTCGCTGAGTGTGTGCTTCTGTATTATATGCGAGTGGTGCCCTTTGATACTGTCGAACAGCATTaatttctccatttgtttttttcatgcaggCGTGGGCAGATGATGTCAGGAGATTTCGGAAAATGTTTAAGTATCCAGTTTCTACTGAGCTCGTGGTTATCGTTGGCAATCATGACATTGGATTTCATTATGAGTAAGTCTTGTCAAGTGAAAGGAGTACGCAAGTGCCACGAATGAAGTGTCGGCATGCATACAGTAATTGGTCTTGTGTCTGAGTGACTTCTTGTGTGTTTATACAGAAAGTTTTTGATCATAACCAAATTAGAAGGGATTGTAATTTAGAGCACGATCTTAGAAGGTATTCATCTGTACACAATGCACCCTAAGAATACATTTTAGAGCAGTTTTCAGGCTACTTTTGTGCTTCTCTGAGCATATGTGAAGTTCAGAAGTCTTGAAGCTGCTTTTGCTTGTGTTGGGGGTCTTGTCTGAGGATATTCCCTTTCCCATTATCTTGGCATAGAAGGGTGTAAGTAAGTGCCCTCGCCCTGTGGTACTTCCATAGGATGGCTGTGCTTACCCTGACGTGACTGGGACAGAGTACACTGTGGGTGTCAGAGCATTCACCTGAGTTTGCTGAATGAATGTGCGATCTAGATAATGGAGCAGCAAGCTGCACAAATGGTCTACAAACTGTAAAGCAACTGTGTCAGATGATTTACAATGCCAATTTCTTACCTCAGTTGTCTTTTTGCTCTGTGACACAGAATGACTACTTACAAGGTAAATCGATTTGAAAAGGTTTTCAACTTTACTTCAGGAAAGCTAATAACTCGAAAAGGAATAAAGtgagtatatttaatttttttttcaatggttAGAGTAGTGATTACTGAACTAGCAGACCCAAGTGATGAAAACTGAGAACTGAAAGTGATATTTCTAATGAAATAGTATTGGAATGTTTAACTTGGAgcctatggtttttttttttaaactttgtatcCAGCTTGTGATACCTTAAACATCAAACACTTTGTACAAACCTGTAGTTTGATGTGCAGTGGAAGCTGTACTTTGAGCTAGGTGAATTGTaacaatttccttttaaatggaaaagtacCGTGGAGTCAGAATCAAATTCTCTGGTTTGCCTTTTTACTTCCTTGCAGCTGGTAATGACCCATGGCTGTAAACATAACAGAAGAATAGGATTCAGTAAAGAAGCACAAACCCCCTCTGTGCTTACAAGTTAAgagtttcattaattttaataacttctttAGTCTGCAGAACTTAACTCGTTTGAGGAATTTGGGAACATAGCAGTTGCTTGTCCATGGTTTTTCCACAGGGTGGGGTAAAAATGCACAAGCTGGTTTTGGCTTCGAGTAGGCCTTGTTACAGAGCTTGTTCTCCCAGTTGTGCGTCTGTGGCTGCAGTTGTCTGCCGTGTGCCCTTTTGTTACCTTTAGATACCATGCAGGAACCCGATGAGGGAAAGCAATAGCGGGTTTGTGGAAAGGCATTTGTCTTTAAACCTCAGATACATGAAGCAAAGACCCATTGCCACTCTGCATTTGGCATGTATGCCATCAGGTTATAATCAGTCATGCAAAAGTAAAATTCAAAACCTACGGGTTTACACTGGTTCCTGTAATTaagcaagcattaaaaatattctgagcaGGTCTAAAAATGGCGTGTCTGTTTTAGGAAGATCTCTCAGCTTCACGAATGCTGTTGTTCATCGTGCAGATTTGGGGTCCTCTAGAtatgtatttcagctgttttaaataGCTATTAAGGAATGTCTCCATGTCCCCTTTGATAAAACGGCACAGCAGAATTTTTGCATGCAGCCGCAGATTGTATGTCTCGTATCATATTCATTAACTGAAATGAGCTGCATTATTAATGAAACGTTCCCGGGTAAACTATTATATAACAAATCTATGGTATAAAAGCAACTTAATTTGATAAAAGAGAATtcaattttttgtggttttgaccAGTATCTCTTAAGTGGAAGCATTCACCTCATTTATGTCTGTAAAACATACTGAATTGAACTGGGAATGTATCTCTTGAGTCCTGAACGAGTGACTAAACAGGTATGACACTTGTGGCAGAAGTTCAAAGTTCATTTGAAATCTACAGGGAAatctttttctgttacaaataaaatcctgttttctgtgtgAGAGACCGCAAAGTACGAAACTAAGTTTGTTCGGGGTAGCCAGCCAAATGCgatgctgttttgcttttcagttgttcTGAAGAAATTGAATGTCTAAAATAATGTCTCTGAGATCTAAAATGTGTGTGGGGAGAGAAGCAAATTCTCCTTTCCCTCAGAATTCAGCTTAGTGGGCTTCTAACATTCCACTAGAATACCACTTAAGTATCcgttataatattaaaaaaaaatcttgacgtGTAAACGTGAAGCGTAGCATACAGGGTATTGTCCAACCTAATCAACAACCGATTATAAAGCAGACTACCGGGTAGAGAAACAGCTACGGAACGGATACTCAAGATTTATAGCACGTGATTTTGGAAGCTGTTACCTTCTGCTGTTTTGCTGAGCTGTGTCCAACTTTGGAACACTTGCATCTTATAAAATGAAGTTTATCCCACACATGTGCATGAATAGCAAATGCTTTCCtgtcctccccacctcccttctCTTTGCCTGCTCCCTGGTATTTTCCAGCTTTGTCATAGTGAACAGCGTAGccatggagggtgatggctgtgCTGTCTGCCGTACTTCAGAGGCAAAGCTTGTGGCGCTTTCTCACAAACTGAATTGCTCCCAGCAGGTAAGAATTTATTAAAGATTGGATTATAGCCAGCAGCTCGGCTGCTGCAATGGGAATACCGATACTGCAGCAATAGTCAGGATATAACTACGACtctcctgaaaaagaaatctgcttcCAATTGATATTGCAACTTGTTAGCAAATCTTTCTTCTCCTCATTTGCCTCTTACCATTTCTACTTAACTATTAACTGTGTTGCTGTGTGTTAATGGTGTTAACTTCCTTGTCAGTGCTGCCAAGAAACAGAGGGTGTCATTTCCTCTGTTCCAAGGAATGGCAGAAGTTCTGTAACCCTCCCTTTGACTTAAGATACATAATAATCCCTGCATTTATATTCATGCATATTGCTCTGGTTTATATCCTTCAAGCTAGCCTATTCTTTTAGTTTTCTGATTCTACTGGAGTCCTGTCTTGATAGCCTAGTAATGTTTTAATTGTAGTATTTTTTCATCAAACCCAATtgcttcttgcatttcatttctcttctgtttttcacagGCCGACTGGGTGCATGGTAGGCAGCCGAATTGACTGGGTTGGCAGTCAATCAGGAAACCAGCTCCCAGTGGCAAAATCACTAGACTCTAACTGCTCTCTCTCTCAGGCTGCCCTAAATCTGTTTTGCCTTGTTTGTGCAGTGAGAttctgctgttgctttctgcATTCAGAGAGAGTGCAACCATATTTGCAGCATAtacagaaagggaaatgaaagcatttccCCTTCCATCCACAGTAGAGGTTCTTAAACACTGGACAGTCTTTAAATGCTGTACTCTGAGCTGATACTGCTTtttgcaaaaaacaaaacaacaaaaaaagcccaaccccTCAAAGCCTAGCTATTGTTTAATTCCCTTCCCACCCCTATGGAACCCATAGGTGAAGACAGTATGTACGGATTGATTTTATTCACAGAAACCGAATCATTCCAACAAAAGGTGCAGTGATGTGGAAAAGCTTCCAGCTTCGGAACCCATCCTTTTACAGGTGTGTTAGAGGTGGGGTGAGGCAACACGTTGACAtgtttttagtgtattttttacTGTTCCAGAAAGGCTGGGTCGTTAACAACTGATCCTTGCTTTGGATGTCTCCCAGCATTACCCTCTCTATCGGAAAAGTGATGCTGAATGCAGCGGAGAAGATTCTGCTCCTCCAGAGGAGAAGAACATcccatttaaagaaaagtatgaTGTACTGTCTCAAGAAGCATCGCAAAAGGTTTGATATATTAGGAACTTGAGTATCGGTGCGTGGGTTGGGAGGGGGATGTGAGCGTGGATATATATATTAGATTAAAAAACTTTGGAAAGGATGTTAGCTGAGACAGACTGCAGCTGCTCCCGCTGTAATGAGGCCTTTGAGAGGCTGCTTGTTAGAGCTGCTCCCCTGAGGATCATCGCGATCGTGGCCTTGATTCCGCTGGGCTTCCCAGGTAGAGGCCGTAAGTCCTGGTGCTCTTAAGTCTGCTGCAGTGCTGTTACCTCCAGTTTAGCATTTTGTACTCTACGTACTGTGTAGATTACTGACAAACCTAGTAGAAAGCCACTATTTTCCAACACTTGGAAAGTACTGCTTTTGCTGAACTAGTAACTACAAGAAAATGTAAAGTCAAAGTATTCCCTAAAAATCTAATGGTCTGATGTTTCCTTCTGCATAAATGTCTTCACTCAAGGTTGGCAGTACAAGATTCTCCCTTAGCcaagaaaaaagcattgctttactAAACCCAAGGTTTTTCTGTTTGGGATGTCAACAGCATGctattgcctttgtttttctgacctgtatggccaaaaaaaaaagtccagtatTTAGGATGAGGGCCAAATGGGTATGATTAATACTACAGTATCAACATGTCTTATTGGAAAACAGATGTTTACACAAACCACTTTGTGAGAATATTAGAATTGCCATCATTTCAtgctgttagaagaaaaaaaagggggtttaaGCTCAATTTCTTTTTAGTTAAGACTTAATTTCTGTGCTTTACCATTTTGTGTTCTAGCTGATATGGTGGTTTCATCCCCGTTTGATTCTCAGTGGGCATACGCATAGTGCTTGTGAAGTGCTGCACGCTGGGAAAATCCCAGAAATCAGCGTCCCGTCATTCAGTTGGAGGAATAGAAACAATCCTAGTTTCATCATggtaagttttaatttttttatttttgtcagataACTTTCATAAATAAATCAACATGGCAGTCagctatattttaaaactgattctacctgtaaaaacaaaaaaataaaaaagttgccTACCCACCCAACCCACTCAGTACACTGCATCCACTTTATAAAGTACATCTGTGGGAGCCACATGTTCCGTGTGGTACAAAGCAATGCTGTTAAAGGTCTAATTAGTATCTGGGTACAAGCATCTAACATTTTCTTATAAAGAGGGTGCATTGTAAACTATTGACTTgtaaaaataatcagtattgTGCACTGAACAGTAGAAAGACTAGTTTGGCTTGGTTGATTTACCAACTATGAAAACAAGACCGTATCCACCTCAAACTCTTGCATGGTGATCGTGGTTTCAAACTTGTGCATTAACCACTTCACACAGTGAAAACATTTGTCACACGCCAATAGTCTGCCTCCTCATTTCCAATTCACATTTATACAGTGTGTTGGTTATGCTCTCGCAGGCAGTTCCAGTGCTCAGTATATCCTTAGAGGTAAATCAATTAGTTTCCCagttcaaaaataaaacagaactccTAGAAACTTGGAGTAAGAAGCAAAACCTACAATCTGTTTACAGAGTAGCCTGTGCCTTGGGGGGGAAATCTTTTGTGTATGTTTACTGCTGTTGAGTTTAGGCTGCTCAATACACAGATAACCCCAAACTTGTAAATCCATTTTCTGCAACGGTTAGTATTTCTTGTTGAAAGTAGTTCTGTTTATTCCATATTCCTGAGAGTAGCTGCCTTCAAACTACACACGCTCTCTGCACACGCCAGACAGTGCATCTTCACTGCAAAACAAGAGGTTGGCTAATGAAAGTTGCATCGTCTTCGCTACTGTTTTAACTCGGCCTCGGTCCGTTGTAAACTTTAATTTGAACTGCAAAGTCAAGCCAAAACCCAATGAAGTTCTTTGTTGTTGAAGTTCACGTTCGTAATTTGGATTAGCCAACGTGTTTTTTGCAGCATGTACTGGGtaggaggaggacttgggggggaggaaggggcacaTTCACAAAACCTAACTTTAGCCTGGGAAGGCTCCTTCCAGGTGGATTTACAGCAGCTAAAGTTAGGCTTCTCTTGAAGGCAGATCAGATGAGGAGCCCAGCTCTCTATTTACGCTAGATGGAATATAGGGAAGATTGGCCTCTGGGCTAATGTTGGCCTGGTGAATATTCCAGTTAGTGCCCAGCACCGCAAGGTACGGACTCTTCAGCCCCCTGGAGAAGGCACTGGTACTAGGAAACTGGCCCCAACCCTTGCCACCCAACACAGAATTTAGAACTCGGAGATCTGACAGCCGTGGTGTTATTCCTGATTCAGAACCCACTGTAACAGCAAAGTGAcagtcttcatttcttttccagggCAGCATAACACCAGCTGACTTCTCCCTCCAAAAATGCTTCCTTCCGTATGAGAGCAGAGTCTTTACTATATACTGTGCAGCAGGTGCTCTGCTTGTAATCCTGATACTAGctcattttcagcttctcacgccaccattttattttgctcagcGTTTAATCAGTAAGCATAAAGCAGTATGAAGAGCCAGACATCTGCATTCAGTCACTGAAATACCAAAGCTGAGAACAGTCAAACATCAGACTATATTCATGCCAGCAAAGGACCTAATTTGATTGCTAGTCTGAAGGCAGGTTGCATTTACACATACCATAGAAGTCCTATACAGCTGATATGACTACTACAGGATAAATAATTAACTGAAATGAACGTTTCATGCTGtacaaaaatactgtattctaCAATCAAATGAGTCCTTTTCCTGCTATAATTTTTGTATCAAATATGTATATTAAAAGCGTAACTGTACATTATGTAAATCCTATAGCCTCATCACTTATCTGCACTAGTGTCTTACCCTGGTGGAGGCTCAGTCCTGCAAACTGGAAACgtttctttgttttattgctgCATGGCCCTTCTAATGTCGTACTTCTGTTTGTTAGGGTCAGGCAGAAACTAGATACATCAGCACTGAGAGATGCGGATTTCCGTAACCTTTTTAGGATGTCATATGTAAGGGACTGTGGTTTGGGACAAGAAATCTTCCAGTTCCTGACATGTTAAATTGTTAGCTGACTACAATTTGCAGTTATCGTCTACCAGACAACAACGGGAAGAAGCTCGTGGATCCAGTTTGCTGATACGCACTTGaaacctgcttaaaaaaaaaaattcgggTGACACCTCaagctgctatttttaaaaagatgtgctATGATGAGCTTAAAAAAAGAGGGCCCTATTGCATCCCAGAGATCTGTGTGGTGAGGGGCCCTCCAGTTGCTGATCTTCTGCAAGAAGGAAGGTCAAATACAGCTGCAGTAACATTATCCTATGTCTTGGCCCTCAGTCTACAGACAGATAGGGATAGGAATGCGCATTACTTTAGATTCCTGCAGGGCCGCCAAGTTCTGTTAACTGATTGTAGAGTCACGTTTTGAACTGCACTAGCTCTTCCGGGGGGGAGGCGGAGGCCACCAGCCACGCTGCAGCACGCTGCAGAGCTGGGCCACAGGCCCCTGCCTGGAGGGCAGCGCGGAGAATGTAAAATCTGAGCTTGGCGTCTTCATGTGCTGTGTATGAGGGAAGAGGCGACAAGGCTACTGCTTCTCCCCACCCGCCCCAGAAAAACCAGAGGGACTATTTCACACCAGGACCAGTTTTCCTGCTGACATTCCTGCAGAGGCTGGGAGCTCTAGCCCGAActcctgggctgggggctgtttttaaagaaaagactaTCTTCTGTTATTCGCTCTATTACTTTCTTTGGCATGGGAAGCGAGAGAATCTTTGCATTTGGGAATTTTGTTTATTATTAGCTTATTCCACCCCGCCTTTCACTTTCTGGGAAATATCTGATGACTAAATTGAACATACAGATATCAAAGTATACACATTTCTGGGAAGAGGAAATGGTCATATTATAGTATCTAAAATGGGATTGTTTATCGTCAAATAGGAATGAGTTCTCAATTCGTCTGTAGTCTGAATTTAAAAAGATGACTGATTGGGGTTTATAACTAATAAGGGTGCTTACAGTAAAAAGTTAATCAAACCTGCTGATTTATATGCCAATGTGGGGAATGCGTTAGCTCTTTATCTCTCCctaaatttaaaatgaagtggGGGGAATGGTCCAAAGTGTGATTAAAACACTCTAATAAAGTAATGTAGTCTAACACTTCTCTAGGTTTCTGTTATTGCAACTGTAATTTTAGACATTTGTACAGGTTATCTTGGACACAGGAAAAGTATATAGTCACAGACATAAAACACCTATGTATAAAA
Protein-coding sequences here:
- the MPPE1 gene encoding metallophosphoesterase 1, translating into MLSSSSTAVKNLLLKKRLCFLLKLVCFVSSVLIFCEFLIYYVVIFQCRWPEVKSGAHMGKKETSTSVLKAIILADTHLLGEIRGHWLDKLRREWQMERSFQTALWLLQPDIVFILGDVFDEGKWSSPQAWADDVRRFRKMFKYPVSTELVVIVGNHDIGFHYEMTTYKVNRFEKVFNFTSGKLITRKGINFVIVNSVAMEGDGCAVCRTSEAKLVALSHKLNCSQQKPNHSNKRCSDVEKLPASEPILLQHYPLYRKSDAECSGEDSAPPEEKNIPFKEKYDVLSQEASQKLIWWFHPRLILSGHTHSACEVLHAGKIPEISVPSFSWRNRNNPSFIMGSITPADFSLQKCFLPYESRVFTIYCAAGALLVILILAHFQLLTPPFYFAQRLISKHKAV